In a single window of the Olivibacter sp. SDN3 genome:
- a CDS encoding glutamine synthetase III, which translates to MSNLRFSAVEAAISRDKRPTVKSVGEKASTYFGKNVFTIKKMKDYLPKNVYSKLLSTIEAGEAIDFDLAEHISQAMKSWAISNGASHYTHWFQPLTGATAEKHDAFFEPGGDGVAIEKFTADALVQQEPDASSFPNGGIRNTFEARGYTGWDPSSPAFVYETAGGKTLCIPTVFLSYTGEALDYKAPLLKTLHALDRAAVDVAQYFDKSVEKVFASLGIEQEYFLVDLALFNGRPDLQLTGRTLFGHMSAKGQQLEDHYFGAIPERVLAFMVDLEQEALKLGIPLKTRHNEVAPSQFECAPMFEEINLAIDHNQLLLNLMDQIAIRHNFKVLLHEKPYADINGSGKHNNWSLITNTGVNLLAPGKTPKNNLMFLTFFVNVIRAVYEHADLLRASIATASNDHRLGANEAPPAIISIFLGSQLNAVLDEVETARVAKKVKAESQLWHGIPKIPTLQLDNTDRNRTSPFAFTGNKFEFRAVGSSANSASPMTVLNAIVADQLVKFKVEVDKQIKKGTKKDLALLNVVRKYIKESKAIRFEGNGYSKEWEDEAAKRGLSNIKTTPKALDIYVSEKSEKLFESLGIMTKREGEARHEILLENYFKKIQIEARVIGEIVNSMIVPAVITYQNELIENVKGLKELGIKAAGFKSQADLLERISEHVNVIVEEAEAMRQERKNANVLEDAREKAIVYDEKVKPYFDKIRYHINKLEQIVDDRKWPLPKLRELLFVR; encoded by the coding sequence ATGTCAAACCTTAGATTTAGTGCAGTTGAAGCTGCGATTTCGCGCGATAAAAGGCCGACAGTCAAATCTGTTGGAGAAAAAGCATCAACTTATTTTGGTAAAAACGTTTTTACCATTAAGAAGATGAAGGATTACCTTCCGAAAAATGTTTACTCAAAGTTGTTAAGTACTATTGAAGCCGGTGAAGCAATTGATTTTGATTTGGCAGAGCATATATCGCAAGCCATGAAAAGCTGGGCTATTTCCAATGGCGCTAGTCATTATACACACTGGTTTCAACCACTAACTGGCGCAACAGCAGAAAAGCATGATGCTTTTTTTGAACCGGGTGGTGATGGGGTCGCAATAGAAAAATTTACTGCTGACGCATTGGTTCAGCAAGAGCCCGATGCGTCTAGCTTTCCAAATGGGGGGATCCGAAATACATTTGAAGCGCGTGGCTATACGGGGTGGGACCCTTCTTCTCCTGCATTTGTTTATGAAACTGCTGGAGGAAAGACACTATGCATTCCGACGGTGTTTTTGTCATATACAGGTGAAGCATTAGATTATAAGGCGCCTTTGTTGAAAACATTGCATGCGTTGGATAGAGCCGCTGTGGATGTTGCTCAATATTTTGATAAAAGTGTAGAAAAAGTTTTTGCTTCACTTGGAATAGAACAGGAATATTTTTTAGTTGACCTGGCATTGTTCAATGGCCGTCCCGATTTACAGTTAACTGGTAGAACGTTGTTTGGACACATGTCAGCTAAAGGACAACAGTTGGAAGACCACTATTTTGGTGCTATTCCAGAACGCGTTCTTGCCTTTATGGTAGATTTGGAGCAAGAAGCACTTAAGTTAGGTATTCCTTTGAAAACACGACACAATGAAGTTGCTCCGTCACAGTTTGAGTGTGCTCCGATGTTTGAGGAAATAAACCTTGCAATAGATCATAATCAATTATTATTGAATTTAATGGATCAAATTGCAATACGTCATAACTTTAAGGTGCTTTTACACGAGAAACCCTATGCAGATATCAACGGTTCAGGGAAACATAATAACTGGTCGCTGATTACAAATACTGGGGTGAACTTACTTGCTCCGGGAAAGACCCCTAAGAACAACTTAATGTTCCTGACATTTTTTGTGAACGTTATTCGTGCCGTGTATGAACATGCTGATTTATTGCGCGCATCCATTGCGACAGCAAGTAACGATCACCGCCTAGGTGCAAATGAGGCTCCACCCGCAATTATTTCTATTTTCTTGGGAAGTCAACTGAATGCAGTATTAGATGAGGTTGAAACAGCTCGGGTAGCTAAAAAAGTGAAAGCAGAAAGTCAATTATGGCATGGGATTCCAAAAATACCTACACTTCAATTAGATAATACGGATAGGAATCGTACATCACCATTTGCGTTCACAGGAAATAAATTTGAGTTCCGTGCAGTGGGTTCTTCAGCAAATTCGGCAAGTCCAATGACTGTTCTAAATGCAATTGTTGCCGATCAATTGGTGAAGTTCAAAGTTGAAGTGGATAAGCAGATTAAAAAAGGTACTAAAAAGGATCTTGCTTTATTGAATGTGGTGCGGAAATATATTAAAGAATCAAAAGCGATCCGTTTTGAAGGCAACGGTTACAGTAAAGAATGGGAAGACGAAGCAGCAAAACGCGGATTGTCTAATATTAAAACCACTCCGAAAGCATTAGATATTTATGTGAGCGAGAAATCGGAAAAACTGTTTGAATCGCTAGGTATCATGACCAAACGTGAAGGTGAAGCACGCCACGAGATACTATTAGAGAATTATTTCAAAAAGATTCAGATTGAAGCACGTGTTATAGGCGAGATTGTCAATAGTATGATAGTGCCTGCTGTGATCACTTACCAAAATGAATTAATTGAAAATGTAAAAGGTCTTAAAGAACTTGGTATTAAGGCGGCTGGATTTAAGTCTCAAGCTGACTTGCTAGAACGTATAAGTGAACACGTGAATGTGATTGTTGAAGAAGCTGAAGCTATGAGACAAGAACGTAAAAACGCAAATGTGTTGGAAGACGCACGAGAAAAAGCTATCGTTTACGATGAGAAGGTAAAACCTTATTTTGATAAGATCCGTTACCATATTAACAAGTTAGAACAAATTGTTGATGATCGTAAATGGCCTCTCCCGAAATTAAGAGAGTTACTTTTTGTTCGATAA
- a CDS encoding cation diffusion facilitator family transporter, which translates to MKKQKRVIIYSLVTGIILMLSKFTAFLITNSNAILTDAVESIVNVIASGFAFYSIHLSSQPKDANHPYGHGKVEFFSVFLEGGLIFIAGVLIVGKGVYNIFFPDEIENLLEGIGIITFTGVINYILGTYMINKGKVLNSLTIIADGKHLQVDAYSTAGLLFGLFLIYFTGWHQLDVFFSLALGGYILYNGYSLLRKSIAGLMDESDFELINNVVGILDKHRRDSWIDVHNLRVQRYGHELHIDCHVTLPNYFDLTKVHEEVSKIDQLVNKEVHISTELFIHADPCLPACCHYCRVKDCPIRSERKRVDIAWEAAIVTKNKKHFDRNFREADQP; encoded by the coding sequence ATGAAAAAACAGAAGAGGGTTATAATATATTCGTTGGTGACGGGTATCATTCTGATGCTGTCGAAATTTACTGCATTCCTGATTACAAACTCTAATGCTATTTTAACTGATGCAGTAGAAAGTATCGTGAATGTAATCGCTAGCGGATTCGCATTCTATAGTATTCACCTTTCATCGCAACCAAAAGATGCCAATCATCCTTATGGGCACGGTAAAGTAGAGTTTTTTTCTGTTTTTTTAGAGGGTGGACTAATATTTATTGCAGGTGTTTTAATAGTGGGAAAGGGCGTTTATAATATTTTTTTCCCGGATGAAATCGAGAATTTATTGGAAGGTATTGGTATTATCACTTTTACGGGAGTAATAAACTACATCCTCGGAACCTATATGATAAACAAGGGAAAAGTACTAAACTCGCTTACGATTATTGCCGATGGAAAACATTTGCAGGTAGACGCATATAGCACTGCGGGTCTTCTTTTTGGCTTATTTCTGATATATTTTACAGGTTGGCACCAGCTCGATGTCTTTTTTTCACTCGCTTTAGGGGGATATATTCTTTACAATGGTTATAGCCTTTTGAGAAAATCGATCGCTGGATTGATGGACGAATCTGACTTCGAACTTATCAATAATGTCGTTGGTATATTAGATAAACACCGTCGTGATTCCTGGATAGATGTGCATAACCTGCGTGTTCAGCGTTATGGCCACGAATTACACATAGACTGTCATGTAACGCTCCCGAATTATTTTGATTTAACCAAAGTGCATGAAGAGGTTTCAAAAATCGACCAGTTAGTGAATAAGGAAGTACACATTAGTACCGAATTGTTTATTCACGCAGATCCATGTCTGCCAGCTTGCTGTCATTATTGTCGTGTAAAAGATTGTCCAATAAGAAGTGAGAGGAAAAGAGTAGATATTGCGTGGGAGGCCGCCATTGTAACTAAAAACAAGAAACATTTCGACCGGAATTTTAGAGAAGCTGATCAGCCTTGA
- a CDS encoding pyridoxal phosphate-dependent aminotransferase, translated as MTKLGRELAAQGANIISLSVGEPDFNTPDHIKEAAKKALDDNYTRYSPVPGYPDLRKAIVKKLKEENGLAYDISQIVVSTGAKQSLSNAILCTINPGDEVIIPTPYWVSYSEMVNLAEGKSVFINTDIASDFKITPEELEAAITPKTRLFMFSSPCNPTGSVYSKEELAALVKVFEKHTQIYIISDEIYEHINFKGKHESIAQFSSIKDRVILINGFSKSYAMTGWRLGYLAASKEIAAANDKLQGQTTSGTCSIAQRAGIAAYEGGLESVFEMKKAFERRRELVYSALKGIKDVKVNLPEGAFYFFPDVSAFFGRKDSAGNTIANSSDLALYLLNEAHVATVGGDSFGNNDCIRMSYAASDEQLTEALSRIKNALDKLTG; from the coding sequence ATGACGAAATTAGGTAGAGAGTTGGCTGCCCAGGGCGCCAATATTATAAGTCTAAGTGTGGGTGAACCGGATTTCAACACCCCAGATCACATTAAGGAAGCGGCAAAAAAGGCACTGGACGACAATTATACCAGATACTCTCCTGTACCGGGATATCCTGATCTTAGAAAAGCAATTGTAAAGAAGCTAAAGGAAGAAAATGGATTAGCATATGACATTTCGCAAATCGTAGTATCTACTGGCGCTAAACAATCATTGTCAAATGCCATATTGTGCACCATTAACCCTGGAGATGAAGTGATTATTCCAACGCCTTATTGGGTGTCTTATTCTGAAATGGTAAATCTGGCGGAAGGGAAATCTGTTTTTATCAATACTGATATTGCAAGTGATTTCAAGATTACTCCTGAGGAGTTAGAAGCCGCAATTACGCCAAAAACGAGACTCTTTATGTTTTCCTCGCCATGTAACCCTACAGGTAGTGTGTACAGTAAAGAGGAATTGGCGGCACTAGTAAAAGTCTTTGAAAAACATACTCAAATCTATATTATTTCAGACGAAATTTATGAGCATATAAACTTTAAGGGCAAGCATGAATCAATTGCACAATTTAGTAGTATAAAAGATCGTGTTATACTTATTAATGGGTTTTCTAAATCATACGCGATGACCGGATGGCGGTTAGGGTACCTTGCAGCCAGCAAAGAAATAGCAGCTGCAAACGATAAGTTGCAAGGACAAACGACGTCCGGCACCTGCTCAATTGCACAGCGAGCTGGTATCGCTGCCTATGAAGGTGGACTTGAAAGTGTGTTTGAAATGAAGAAGGCTTTTGAACGTCGCAGAGAACTTGTTTATAGTGCTTTGAAAGGCATAAAAGATGTGAAAGTAAATCTTCCAGAAGGTGCATTTTATTTTTTTCCAGATGTCAGTGCCTTTTTTGGGCGAAAAGATAGCGCGGGAAACACCATAGCAAATTCTTCCGATTTGGCGCTATATCTATTAAATGAAGCTCATGTAGCCACGGTTGGCGGTGATTCCTTTGGAAATAATGATTGCATACGCATGTCGTATGCTGCGTCGGACGAACAACTAACCGAAGCGTTAAGTCGTATCAAAAATGCGCTAGATAAACTTACAGGTTAG
- a CDS encoding Gfo/Idh/MocA family protein: MDRRSFLQKGGMLGAGMFMLDGLAAKADNWRKEEPVNIGMIGCGDRGKGVLSVIESMPDLYRIRSFCDVLDFRLDETKQRLGVNARAFTDYRKLLDDRNLDAVFIAVPLSAHFEVAKAAIEAGKHVYIEKTMTFSIEEAQELTTLVNKYPKLTVQVGYQYRYSPLYFKVKEMIDNDYLGKVTQIDCRWDRNGTWRRSVPRPDLERQINWRMYKEYSGGLPAELLSHQIDFINWAFDTHPDEIMGTGGIDIYNDGRETFDNVQVMFRYSKAGMIGNFGATCGNARDGYLFKIKGTRGTVSLLTNTGIYYPENETKEELQTVDGVTGATKIVWNDDGGTSILNEPTKDGTWYALEEFYKSVITNSIPSSNVQRGARATVCVALANQSIYNNTIEHWKEAYDF, translated from the coding sequence ATGGATAGAAGATCTTTTTTACAAAAGGGTGGCATGTTGGGTGCCGGAATGTTTATGCTCGATGGCCTAGCGGCTAAAGCGGATAATTGGAGGAAAGAAGAACCTGTTAACATCGGAATGATAGGATGCGGGGATAGGGGGAAGGGTGTGTTGTCTGTGATCGAGTCGATGCCTGACCTGTACCGTATTCGTAGTTTTTGTGACGTGCTGGATTTTAGACTGGATGAGACTAAACAGCGACTTGGTGTTAATGCCAGGGCATTTACCGATTATCGAAAATTGCTGGATGATCGAAACTTGGATGCTGTGTTCATTGCTGTTCCTTTAAGTGCTCATTTTGAAGTCGCTAAAGCAGCTATTGAAGCAGGTAAGCATGTTTATATTGAGAAAACGATGACGTTTTCGATTGAAGAAGCTCAAGAATTGACAACATTAGTAAATAAATATCCTAAACTCACTGTACAGGTAGGCTATCAGTATCGTTATTCCCCCTTATATTTCAAGGTTAAGGAAATGATAGATAATGATTACCTCGGTAAGGTTACGCAGATTGATTGTCGATGGGATCGGAACGGAACATGGAGACGGTCGGTTCCTAGACCTGATTTGGAGCGACAAATAAACTGGCGTATGTACAAAGAGTATTCCGGAGGATTGCCCGCCGAATTACTATCTCACCAGATAGATTTCATAAATTGGGCCTTTGATACGCATCCCGACGAGATTATGGGTACAGGTGGAATCGATATTTATAATGATGGACGAGAGACCTTTGATAATGTACAGGTCATGTTTAGGTATAGTAAGGCCGGCATGATCGGTAATTTTGGAGCTACATGTGGAAACGCAAGGGACGGCTACCTCTTTAAAATTAAAGGCACCCGCGGAACGGTGTCACTCTTGACAAATACGGGAATTTATTATCCAGAGAATGAAACAAAAGAAGAGTTACAAACCGTAGATGGTGTAACAGGAGCTACTAAAATCGTTTGGAATGACGATGGTGGGACGTCTATCTTGAATGAGCCAACCAAAGATGGGACATGGTATGCCCTGGAAGAGTTTTATAAATCTGTTATTACAAATAGCATTCCTTCATCAAATGTTCAAAGAGGAGCTCGTGCAACAGTCTGCGTAGCTTTGGCAAACCAGTCGATTTACAATAACACTATTGAGCACTGGAAAGAAGCATATGATTTTTAG
- a CDS encoding DUF1080 domain-containing protein, with protein MNRTLSLMAIGGMLFLNSCNSGNVTQDDEWVDLFDGETLNGWKTVAGDAVYTVEDSMIIGTTVRNTGNTFLITEEEYGDFILELDAKIEGDHNNSGIQTRSHIDEEANEGKGRVYGRQVEIDPTERSWTGGIYDEARRNWLYPLELNLPAKAAFNKEAFNHFRIECIGNEMKTWINDVPVSYVIDTIDNTGFIGLQVHGIGNDGEEGKKVYFKNIKIQTKDLSPRNLENGVYVVNLQPNTLSAYEEEEGYSLLFDGNSHEGWVGAHKDSFPDKGWAIANGELKVLGNDGGESTNGGDIVTQEQFSAFDLSFEFKLTPGANSGLKYFVTLSEQNKGSAIGLEYQVLDDEEHPDAKMGREGNRTLASLYDLIKADKQARFTKPIGEWNNGRVVVYPDNKVEHYLNGVKVLEYNRGSEDFRKLVAISKFKEFTNFGEAEQGHILLQDHGDDVSFRSIKIKRL; from the coding sequence ATGAATAGAACGTTAAGTTTAATGGCTATCGGAGGAATGCTGTTTTTAAATTCGTGTAATAGCGGTAATGTTACACAAGATGATGAATGGGTAGATCTTTTTGACGGTGAAACATTGAATGGTTGGAAAACAGTTGCTGGTGACGCTGTTTACACGGTAGAAGATAGTATGATCATAGGAACTACGGTAAGAAATACCGGTAATACCTTTTTGATAACAGAGGAAGAATATGGTGATTTCATTTTGGAACTCGACGCAAAAATCGAAGGGGATCATAATAATTCAGGTATTCAAACCAGAAGTCATATAGACGAGGAAGCAAACGAAGGTAAAGGTAGAGTATATGGTAGACAGGTTGAAATTGATCCCACTGAGAGAAGCTGGACAGGTGGTATTTATGACGAGGCGAGAAGAAACTGGTTGTATCCTCTTGAGCTTAACTTGCCTGCAAAAGCCGCTTTTAACAAGGAGGCCTTTAATCACTTTCGAATAGAGTGTATAGGGAATGAAATGAAAACATGGATTAATGATGTCCCGGTTTCATATGTGATCGATACGATTGACAATACAGGATTTATAGGGCTACAGGTACACGGTATTGGGAATGATGGTGAAGAGGGAAAGAAGGTGTATTTCAAAAATATAAAGATCCAAACAAAGGACCTTTCTCCACGTAACCTTGAAAATGGGGTGTATGTAGTTAACCTGCAACCCAATACATTATCAGCTTATGAAGAAGAAGAAGGCTATTCGCTGTTATTCGATGGAAATAGTCATGAAGGTTGGGTTGGAGCTCATAAAGACAGCTTTCCCGATAAAGGGTGGGCTATAGCCAATGGAGAACTAAAAGTGCTGGGGAACGATGGTGGTGAATCTACAAACGGAGGAGATATTGTTACGCAAGAGCAATTTAGTGCTTTTGATTTATCTTTTGAATTTAAATTGACTCCAGGTGCTAATAGTGGTCTCAAATACTTTGTTACGTTAAGTGAACAAAATAAAGGTTCGGCTATTGGTTTGGAATACCAGGTGCTGGATGACGAAGAGCATCCTGATGCCAAAATGGGACGTGAAGGGAACCGAACGCTTGCCTCCCTGTATGATTTAATTAAAGCAGATAAACAGGCACGTTTTACGAAGCCGATTGGTGAGTGGAATAATGGACGGGTAGTTGTTTACCCTGATAATAAAGTGGAACACTATTTAAATGGCGTTAAAGTTTTGGAATACAATAGAGGTTCCGAAGATTTTCGGAAATTGGTTGCAATAAGTAAATTTAAGGAATTTACTAACTTTGGAGAAGCGGAGCAAGGGCATATTCTACTGCAAGATCATGGAGACGATGTGAGCTTTAGGAGTATTAAAATAAAGCGCTTGTAA
- a CDS encoding ABC transporter permease, which yields MIFLKLFLESFRFAFTALRENKTRTFLSLLGVTIGIMTIIGIFSAVNTLRANLESSVEKLGSRSIYIQKWPWGGGGEYPWWRYVNRPEPTIHDFDQLQQRMTLADGIALDVGIQEKTLKYLNNNVENVYVDAVTHDFYKIRNLEFEAGRYFTDSESERGSPVVILGAVVARGLFPNADPIGKTIQFLGRRFTVIGVFKEEGEGMLIDVSLDNIAVIPLNFARNVINVRNFGPSIIVNAKDGIPLDEVESEIRGLMRSIHRLSPREEDDFALNQTTIITAQLDTMFKMVNTAGFCIGILSVLVGGFGIANIMFVSVKERTHIIGIQKSLGAKNYFILSQFLIESVALCIIGGLMGLSVVYGLAFLLKVFAGIGVVVHLDEVVLAIFISTTIGLISGIIPAVIASKLDPVEAIRSK from the coding sequence ATGATTTTTCTGAAACTATTTCTAGAAAGCTTTCGGTTTGCATTTACCGCGCTCCGTGAAAATAAAACACGAACCTTTTTGTCACTTTTAGGTGTAACGATAGGTATTATGACGATAATCGGTATATTTTCGGCAGTCAATACGCTTCGGGCAAACTTAGAAAGCAGCGTGGAAAAATTAGGAAGCCGTTCTATTTATATTCAAAAGTGGCCATGGGGTGGTGGGGGAGAGTATCCTTGGTGGAGATATGTTAACCGTCCGGAACCTACAATTCATGATTTTGACCAACTGCAACAACGTATGACGTTAGCTGATGGAATCGCGCTTGATGTCGGTATTCAGGAGAAGACATTGAAATACTTAAATAATAATGTCGAAAATGTATACGTTGATGCTGTCACACATGATTTTTATAAAATAAGGAATCTGGAATTTGAGGCAGGACGGTATTTTACAGATAGCGAATCTGAGCGTGGTTCACCTGTTGTTATTTTAGGTGCCGTTGTAGCTAGAGGCTTGTTTCCTAATGCGGACCCCATAGGAAAGACCATTCAATTCTTGGGCAGAAGGTTCACGGTAATAGGTGTTTTCAAAGAAGAGGGAGAGGGAATGTTAATTGATGTTTCATTAGATAATATAGCGGTGATACCACTGAATTTTGCTAGAAATGTAATTAATGTTAGGAATTTCGGCCCTTCGATTATTGTTAACGCGAAAGATGGAATACCTTTAGATGAAGTAGAAAGTGAAATTAGAGGATTGATGCGTTCTATCCATCGACTTAGCCCGAGGGAAGAAGATGATTTCGCTCTCAATCAAACTACCATTATAACTGCTCAATTGGATACAATGTTCAAGATGGTCAATACGGCTGGGTTCTGTATAGGTATATTATCAGTTTTGGTCGGTGGATTTGGCATCGCAAATATTATGTTTGTTTCGGTGAAAGAACGAACACACATTATAGGCATTCAGAAATCCTTAGGTGCCAAAAATTATTTTATTTTATCACAATTTCTTATTGAATCAGTTGCCTTGTGTATAATAGGAGGGCTAATGGGGCTTTCAGTAGTTTACGGTCTCGCTTTTCTGTTAAAAGTCTTCGCAGGCATAGGGGTGGTGGTGCATTTAGACGAGGTTGTTTTAGCGATATTCATTTCTACGACAATTGGTTTGATATCAGGGATAATCCCAGCGGTTATTGCCAGTAAATTAGATCCTGTTGAGGCAATAAGGAGTAAATAG
- the queA gene encoding tRNA preQ1(34) S-adenosylmethionine ribosyltransferase-isomerase QueA — MKLSQFKFNLPESLVAHEPVESRDEARLMVLDRKTGAIEHKIFKDVLNYFDEHDVMILNNTKVFPARLYGNKEKTGATIEVFLLRELNKELRLWDVLVDPARKIRVGNKLYFGDNDLLVAEVVDNTTSRGRTIRFLFDGTDEEFRRNIEILGETPLPKYIKRKPTPEDKFRYQTIFAKNEGAVAAPTAGLHFSRELMKRLELKGIEFAEVTLHVGLGTFRQVEVEDLTKHKMDSEQFIIEQKDADIVNNAIAEKRRVCAVGTTSMRSIESAVSANKTLKAANDWTSKFIFPPYDFSIANSMITNFHTPESTLLMMICAFGGYENVMNAYEIAVKEKYRFYSYGDAMLII, encoded by the coding sequence ATGAAGTTATCTCAATTTAAGTTTAATTTACCAGAATCCTTAGTTGCCCACGAGCCAGTTGAGTCCAGAGACGAAGCTCGTTTGATGGTACTAGACCGTAAAACCGGTGCTATTGAACACAAAATTTTCAAGGATGTATTGAACTATTTTGATGAGCATGATGTGATGATCTTAAACAATACTAAAGTCTTTCCTGCTAGACTGTATGGAAACAAGGAGAAAACTGGTGCAACTATTGAGGTTTTTCTGTTAAGAGAACTTAATAAGGAACTACGTTTATGGGATGTATTAGTTGACCCCGCAAGAAAAATACGTGTGGGCAATAAGTTATATTTTGGTGATAACGACCTTCTAGTTGCGGAAGTTGTAGACAACACAACATCAAGAGGTCGTACTATTCGTTTTCTATTCGATGGCACCGATGAAGAGTTTAGAAGAAATATAGAGATACTTGGAGAAACACCGCTCCCAAAATATATTAAACGTAAACCGACACCGGAAGATAAATTTCGTTACCAAACGATCTTTGCAAAGAATGAAGGCGCTGTTGCTGCACCTACGGCTGGCTTACATTTTAGCCGTGAATTAATGAAACGTCTGGAGCTTAAGGGGATAGAATTTGCTGAGGTAACGCTACACGTCGGCTTAGGAACATTCCGTCAGGTTGAAGTGGAAGATTTAACAAAGCATAAAATGGATTCAGAGCAGTTCATTATTGAACAAAAGGATGCAGACATTGTGAATAATGCTATCGCGGAGAAAAGACGAGTTTGTGCGGTAGGCACAACCAGTATGCGTTCCATTGAATCTGCGGTCTCCGCTAACAAAACACTCAAAGCTGCTAACGATTGGACTAGTAAGTTTATTTTCCCTCCTTATGATTTTAGTATAGCCAACAGCATGATAACTAATTTCCACACCCCTGAATCTACTTTACTTATGATGATATGTGCTTTTGGTGGTTACGAAAACGTTATGAATGCATATGAAATTGCTGTGAAGGAGAAATATCGTTTTTATAGTTATGGCGATGCTATGCTAATTATCTAA
- a CDS encoding 2-C-methyl-D-erythritol 4-phosphate cytidylyltransferase, which translates to MLNNNFVIIVGGGSGTRMQSTTPKQFLDLCGQPILMHTIQAFATCQSKPIVVVALNHSFKAQWLELCNQHLFDTSHIVVNAGQTRFHSVLNALTYIKENFLNLDHTYIAVHDGVRPLIDQAIIDSGYREVITHQALATAITSKDSVRIRQKDTYKSVDRDNVFLIQTPQFFSANIIINAYRQPYNKLFTDDASVVEKAGYPIQLINGDTRNIKITFAQDLIFAEALIKSSNFKLKR; encoded by the coding sequence ATGCTTAACAACAACTTTGTCATAATTGTTGGAGGAGGTTCTGGTACTCGTATGCAAAGTACAACGCCTAAACAGTTTTTGGACCTGTGCGGGCAGCCGATACTCATGCATACAATACAAGCGTTCGCTACCTGCCAGTCGAAGCCGATCGTTGTCGTCGCCTTAAACCACTCGTTCAAAGCTCAATGGCTTGAGTTGTGTAATCAGCATCTTTTCGATACATCTCATATCGTTGTTAACGCCGGACAAACCCGCTTCCATTCCGTATTAAATGCGTTAACATATATCAAAGAAAATTTTCTTAATCTCGACCACACCTATATTGCAGTACATGATGGAGTCAGGCCATTAATTGATCAGGCAATAATAGACAGTGGATATAGAGAAGTGATTACACATCAAGCACTTGCTACCGCAATAACAAGCAAGGATTCTGTTAGGATAAGACAAAAGGACACCTACAAATCTGTCGATAGAGATAATGTATTTTTAATACAAACTCCGCAATTTTTCAGCGCTAATATCATAATTAATGCATACCGGCAACCATACAACAAGTTATTTACGGACGACGCTTCTGTAGTTGAGAAAGCCGGATATCCCATTCAATTAATTAATGGCGATACCCGGAACATAAAGATTACTTTTGCACAGGATTTAATCTTTGCCGAAGCATTGATAAAATCGTCCAATTTTAAACTAAAACGCTAG
- a CDS encoding lmo0937 family membrane protein, with translation MGNLLYLIAVVLVIIWAISFFGGYVQGGIIHALLVIAVIAVLLRIIRGAA, from the coding sequence ATGGGGAATTTATTGTATTTAATAGCGGTTGTCTTAGTGATTATCTGGGCTATCAGCTTCTTTGGAGGTTATGTACAAGGGGGGATAATACACGCATTATTAGTGATTGCAGTGATTGCGGTGTTGCTTAGGATTATAAGAGGAGCAGCCTAG